A genomic segment from Ochotona princeps isolate mOchPri1 chromosome 11, mOchPri1.hap1, whole genome shotgun sequence encodes:
- the RHOH gene encoding rho-related GTP-binding protein RhoH isoform X2, protein MLSSIKCVLVGDSAVGKTSLLVRFTSETFPEAYKPTVYENTGVDVFMDGIQISLGLWDTAGNDAFRSIRPLSYQQADVVLMCYSVANHNSFLNLKNKWIGEIRSNLPCTPVLVVATQTDQREMGPHRAACINAIEGKRLAQDVKAKGYLECSALSNRGVQQVFECAVRTAVNQARRRNRRRLFSINECKIF, encoded by the coding sequence ATGCTGAGCTCCATTAAGTGCGTGCTAGTGGGTGACTCTGCTGTGGGGAAAACCTCCCTGCTGGTACGATTCACTTCTGAGACCTTCCCTGAAGCCTACAAGCCAACAGTATATGAGAACACAGGCGTGGACGTCTTCATGGATGGCATCCAGATCAGCCTGGGCCTGTGGGACACAGCTGGCAATGATGCCTTCCGGAGCATTCGCCCCCTGTCCTACCAGCAGGCAGATGTGGTGCTCATGTGCTACTCTGTGGCCAACCACAACTCATTCCTGAACTTGAAGAACAAGTGGATCGGGGAAATCAGGAGCAACCTGCCCTGTACCCCAGTGCTGGTGGTGGCCACGCAGACTGACCAGCGGGAGATGGGGCCCCACAGGGCTGCCTGTATCAACGCTATTGAAGGGAAGAGACTGGCCCAGGATGTGAAGGCCAAGGGCTACCTGGAGTGCTCAGCCCTTAGCAACCGGGGAGTCCAGCAGGTGTTTGAGTGTGCCGTCCGAACTGCAGTCAACCAGGCCAGGAGACGAAATAGGCGAAGGCTATTCTCCATTAATGAGTGCAAGATCTTCTAA
- the RHOH gene encoding rho-related GTP-binding protein RhoH isoform X1, whose protein sequence is MPCWSVPGGCDISRVLNPDQTWKLFKVHSTSPEDNWRKYLCGTLVPFSLLNGIGPCSPLRAPFPVILPLTVGLWARKMLSSIKCVLVGDSAVGKTSLLVRFTSETFPEAYKPTVYENTGVDVFMDGIQISLGLWDTAGNDAFRSIRPLSYQQADVVLMCYSVANHNSFLNLKNKWIGEIRSNLPCTPVLVVATQTDQREMGPHRAACINAIEGKRLAQDVKAKGYLECSALSNRGVQQVFECAVRTAVNQARRRNRRRLFSINECKIF, encoded by the coding sequence ACCAGACGTGGAAGCTTTTCAAAGTACATAGCACATCTCCAGAGGACAATTGGAGGAAGTACCTCTGCGGGACCCTGGTTCCATTCTCTTTGTTGAATGGCATTGGCCCCTGCAGCCCACTGAGAGCTCCTTTCCCTGTGATTCTGCCCTTGACAGTGGGACTCTGGGCACGGAAGATGCTGAGCTCCATTAAGTGCGTGCTAGTGGGTGACTCTGCTGTGGGGAAAACCTCCCTGCTGGTACGATTCACTTCTGAGACCTTCCCTGAAGCCTACAAGCCAACAGTATATGAGAACACAGGCGTGGACGTCTTCATGGATGGCATCCAGATCAGCCTGGGCCTGTGGGACACAGCTGGCAATGATGCCTTCCGGAGCATTCGCCCCCTGTCCTACCAGCAGGCAGATGTGGTGCTCATGTGCTACTCTGTGGCCAACCACAACTCATTCCTGAACTTGAAGAACAAGTGGATCGGGGAAATCAGGAGCAACCTGCCCTGTACCCCAGTGCTGGTGGTGGCCACGCAGACTGACCAGCGGGAGATGGGGCCCCACAGGGCTGCCTGTATCAACGCTATTGAAGGGAAGAGACTGGCCCAGGATGTGAAGGCCAAGGGCTACCTGGAGTGCTCAGCCCTTAGCAACCGGGGAGTCCAGCAGGTGTTTGAGTGTGCCGTCCGAACTGCAGTCAACCAGGCCAGGAGACGAAATAGGCGAAGGCTATTCTCCATTAATGAGTGCAAGATCTTCTAA